The following proteins come from a genomic window of Amaranthus tricolor cultivar Red isolate AtriRed21 chromosome 14, ASM2621246v1, whole genome shotgun sequence:
- the LOC130800446 gene encoding putative AC transposase isoform X3, whose translation MNMGIIPNIDSVNVSLSSLEKENDVPSSKPRKKTMTSIYLKYFETAPDGKSRRCKFCGQTYSIATATGNLGRHLGSRHPGYNNPDEPVPSAAPQNNSSVLKKHHSEVKAPTLDLEHLNWLLTKWLSSSSLTPSILEDTWLLNAFKFSNPSVQIWSKVKVEGVLCEVFRSMQEDVLITLQQVSSKVAVALEFWTSYEQIYYMSVTCHWIDDSWSFQKVLLDICRIPYPCGGAEIYHALVKVLKMCNIDGKLLACTHDNSQSAMHACHKLKEDMDAHKVGPFCYIPCAAQTLNMVIEDGLRTTKQIISKVREFVIEMNASPVIMEDFMQLTTAYQEGIWRFPLDTSARWNGHYQMIDIVRKASKSMDGVVLKHEDSLGNEMLLNSAEKNAVTLVHGYLEAFYKTTNDICANNAPTVGLVLFFMDHISETIAACKDSCHYPDWLKSAAEEMFLKCSSYHDQVSNIFTYMAAILDPRIKVELIPDILNSENNLEEARNHFLRNYSTNHFSSMNNLYGASENEESGGLSFAEEIARKKRRASMTAVTDELTQYLSEPPAPITTDILEWWKVSGARYPQLSLMARDFLSMQATSVAPEELFSSKADEVDRQRFGLSISTAQSLLCVKSWTDAGIALKYRSTEIDCQRIMELAAETTVKNNTSSDKKQRLQSI comes from the exons GAAATCTGGGAAGACATCTTGGTAGTCGACATCCTGGTTACAATAATCCTGACGAACCTGTCCCAAGTGCTGCTCCGCAGAACAATTCCAGTGTTTTAAAAAAGCACCATTCTGAAGTCAAAGCACCGACATTAGATCTTGAACACCTGAATTGGCTGCTTACTAAGTGGCTATCTTCATCTTCTTTAACTCCCTCAATCTTAGAGGACACCTGGCTGTTGAACGCCTTCAAATTTTCCAACCCTTCCGTGCAGATATGGTCTAAAGTGAAGGTTGAGGGTGTTTTATGTGAGGTCTTTAGGAGTATGCAAGAAGATGTTCTTATCACTTTGCAACAAGTGTCCTCTAAGGTTGCTGTTGCACTTGAGTTCTGGACTTCTTATGAACAAATTTATTATATGAGTGTTACATGCCATTGGATTGATGACAGCTGGAGTTTCCAAAAGGTTCTTCTCGATATTTGCCGCATACCTTATCCGTGTGGTGGTGCTGAGATTTATCATGCTTTGGTCAAGGTCTTAAAGATGTGTAATATTGATGGAAAACTCTTGGCTTGCACACATGATAATAGCCAGAGTGCGATGCATGCATGCCACAAACTTAAAGAAGATATGGATGCTCATAAGGTGGGACCTTTCTGCTATATCCCCTGTGCAGCTCAGACACTAAACATGGTGATAGAAGATGGTTTAAGAACCACAAAACAAATAATCTCTAAAGTTAGGGAGTTTGTTATAGAGATGAATGCTTCCCCTGTAATAATGGAGGATTTTATGCAATTAACAACAGCTTATCAAGAAGGCATCTGGAGATTCCCCCTGGACACTTCAGCTCGTTGGAATGGACATTATCAGATGATTGACATCGTTCGCAAG GCAAGCAAATCAATGGACGGGGTTGTATTAAAGCATGAAGATTCACTAGGTAACGAAATGCTGCTGAATTCCGCCGAGAAAAATGCCGTTACTCTTGTGCATGGATACCTGGAAGCCTTCTATAAGACCACAAACGACATATGTGCAAACAATGCTCCCACCGTAGGCCTAGTATTatttttcatggatcatatTTCTGAAACGATTGCAgcgtgcaaagattcgtgccaCTATCCGGATTGGCTAAAGAGTGCAGCCGAGGAAATGTTTCTGAAATGCAGCAGTTACCATGATCAGGTTTCTAATATATTTACTTACATGGCTGCAATTCTCGATCCTCGTATCAAAGTAGAACTCATTCCAGACATTCTGAACTCGGAAAACAATTTGGAGGAGGCGAGAAACCATTTCCTTAGAAATTACTCGACAAATCACTTTTCGTCTATGAACAACTTATATGGTGCCTCAGAGAACGAAGAAAGTGGTGGCCTATCGTTTGCAGAGGAAATTGCCCGAAAAAAACGAAGGGCAAGCATGACTGCTGTAACTGACGAGCTTACTCAATATCTGTCGGAGCCTCCAGCTCCGATAACAACAGATATTTTGGAATGGTGGAAAGTGAGTGGTGCACGTTATCCACAACTGTCCCTTATGGCCCGAGACTTCTTGTCCATGCAGGCAACTTCTGTGGCACCGGAAGAATTGTTTTCGAGCAAAGCAGACGAGGTGGACAGACAACGGTTTGGTTTGTCGATTTCAACTGCACAGTCTTTACTTTGCGTGAAGTCATGGACTGACGCTGGGATCGCGTTGAAATACAGATCGACTGAAATCGACTGTCAAAGGATTATGGAATTGGCTGCTGAAACAACTGTCAAAAACAATACGAGTTCGGACAAGAAACAAAGATTACAGAGTATCTAA
- the LOC130800447 gene encoding oleosin G-like, with product MASTTHPSQTQLTTTTPPPPQPHSFLRRLQNTSPNSTLLLGLLTLAISGGILLLLTGITLTAIILGLIFLSPIIVLSSPFWLPLFVFVFVPIVGFLSFCGFAFAALAAFSWFYRYFRGLHPPGSDGLDYARNRIATTAREVKDYAREYGGYLHSKVKDAAPGA from the coding sequence atggcTTCCACAACCCATCCTTCCCAAACTCAACTAACCACCAccacaccaccaccaccacaaccacATTCCTTCCTACGCCGCCTCCAAAACACCTCCCCAAACTCAACCCTCCTCCTCGGCCTCCTCACCCTCGCCATCTCCGGCGGAATCCTCCTCCTCCTCACCGGAATAACCCTCACCGCCATTATTCTCGGCCTTATTTTCCTTTCCCCCATAATCGTCCTTTCCAGCCCCTTTTGGCTCCCTCTTTTTGTGTTCGTCTTTGTTCCCATTGTTGGTTTTCTATCCTTTTGTGGGTTCGCTTTCGCTGCCTTGGCGGCTTTTTCGTGGTTTTATCGTTATTTTAGGGGGCTTCACCCGCCCGGTTCGGACGGGTTAGATTATGCCAGAAACCGGATTGCGACGACGGCGAGAGAAGTGAAGGATTATGCTAGGGAATATGGAGGGTATCTTCATAGTAAAGTTAAAGATGCTGCTCCTGGGGCTTGA
- the LOC130800448 gene encoding uncharacterized protein LOC130800448, whose protein sequence is MKINWRHIARWDRRLDLLAQGAPIDVHGAPTTPDYMPWFLSITRRWMTPHGIIAAAHYAPAAPMMTQFAQCAAAVMRYSHEEPVREIAQGMLVGTQFQHFIPEVAAESSLATTHMHVSSPAYDYHLEEMDLSYPVDVTGTSQAAPSQYQSPPLPERHPNAFYYCKRHRRPTQLDRVDKGRER, encoded by the exons ATGAAGATCAACTGgcgccacatcgctcgttgggatcgtAGACTTGAtctgctggcccaaggtgcgcctatcgatgttcatggcgcacctactacaccggactacatgccgtggttcctctccatcactcgccgatggatgacaccacatGGCATCAtcgcagcagcacattacgcacctgctgcgccaatgatgacccaattt gcacaatgTGCGGCAGCAGTGATGCGCTACAGCCACGAGGAGCCAGTGAGAGAGATTGCGcaaggcatgctcgtcggcacgcagttccagcacttcataccggaagtcgctgcagaGTCCTCACTGGCTACCACCCATatgcacgtctcatctcctgcttatgactatcatttggaggagatggatctctcataccccgttgacgttacagggacctcgcaggctgcgccatcacagtaccagtcccctccactgccagagcgacacccgaACGCCTTTTACTATTGTAAGAGGcataggagaccaactcagttggatagggtagataaGGGTCGTGAGCGTTAG
- the LOC130800449 gene encoding DNA mismatch repair protein MSH2 yields the protein MEDNLNLLDQNKLPELKLDAKQAQGFLSFYKTLPQDCRAVRIFDRRDYFTAHGENAAFIAKTYYHTTTALRQLGSGSDGLSSVTISKSMFETIARDLLLERTDHTIELYEGSGSNWRLMKSGSPGNLGNFEDILFANNEMQDSPATVALLPNFKENSCNVGLGYVDLSQRVVGLAEFLDDSHFTNVESALIGLGCKECLLPADVSKSTEGRGLLDALSRCGVMVTERKKSDFKARDLVPDLGRLIKGSIEPVRDLVSGLEIAPAALGALLTYAELLSDESNYGNFIIKPYNLGSCMRLDSAAMRALNVMESKNDANKNFSLFGLMNRTCTAGMGKRLLHMWLKQPLLDVKDINTRLDLVQAFVEDIELRQDLRQHLKRISDIERLIRNLQKKRAGLHHVVKLYQSSIRLPYIKSALGKYDGQFSALIKDRFLEPIEMWTDDDHLNKFVALVETSIDLDQLENGEYMISSGYDSRLLELKYEQESLAREIDTLHRKTADELDLVVDKVLKLEKGTQFGHVFRITKKEEPKIRKKLTTQFIVLETRKDGVKFTNSKLKKLGDQYQRILEEYKNCQKELVQRVVQTAATFSEVFEALAALLAELDVLLGFADLATSCPTPYTRPDITSSDVGDIILEGCRHPCVEAQDWVNFIPNDCKLVRGQSWFQIITGPNMGGKSTYIRQVGVNVLMAQVGSFVPCENASISVRDCIFARVGAGDCQLRGVSTFMQEMLETASILKGATDKSLIIIDELGRGTSTYDGFGLAWAICEHIVDVIKAPTLFATHFHELTALAHDKGGDEPSNKKTVGISNFHVSAHIDSASRKLTMLYKVEPGACDQSFGIHVAEFANFPETVVSLAREKAAELEDFSPTTINSVDPSKEVGQKRKRALDPDAVSQGAARAHRFLKEFAELPLEQMDLKQALQHVNKMKNDLEKDAENCHWLKQFL from the exons atGGAGGACAATTTGAATTTGCTGGATCAAAACAAGCTCCCAGAACTAAAGCTCG atGCAAAGCAGGCGCAAGGGTTTCTGTCATTCTATAAAACCCTACCTCAA GATTGTCGGGCTGTTCGAATTTTTGATCGTCGG GATTATTTTACTGCTCATGGAGAAAATGCAGCTTTTATAGCGAAAACTTATTATCACACTACCACGGCCTTACGGCAGTTAGGTAGTGGTTCTGATGGCCTTTCCAGCGTAACTATAAGTAAAAGCATGTTTGAAACGATTGCTCGTGATCTACTTTTAGAAAGGACAGACCATACAATTGAACTGTATGAGGGTAGTGGTTCAAATTGGAGACTTATGAAGAGTGGAAGTCCAGGAAACTTGGGCAATTTCGAAGACATTCTTTTTGCCAATAATGAAATGCAGGATTCTCCTGCTACTGTTGCATTGTTACCCAACTTCAAGGAAAATAGTTGCAATGTTGGTTTGGGCTATGTTGATCTAAGTCAGAGAGTGGTTGGATTGGCTGAATTTCTGGATGATAGCCATTTTACAAATGTGGAATCAGCTTTGATTGGGCTGGGTTGCAAGGAATGCCTACTCCCAGCTGATGTTTCCAAGTCTACCGAAGGAAGGGGCTTGCTTGATGCATTGTCAAGATGTGGTGTGATGGTAACTGAACGAAAAAAATCTGACTTTAAAGCCAGGGATTTGGTGCCAGATCTCGGAAGACTAATCAAAGGTTCAATTGAGCCGGTGCGTGATCTAGTTTCAGGACTTGAAATTGCCCCTGCTGCTTTGGGCGCATTGCTAACTTATGCAGAATTACTTTCAGATGAAAGCAATTATGGAAATTTCATTATTAAGCCTTATAATCTGGGTAGTTGCATGAGGCTCGACTCTGCTGCTATGAGAGCATTAAATGTTATGGAGAGCAAAAATGATGCaaacaaaaattttagtttatttggtTTGATGAACAGAACCTGTACGGCTGGAATGGGAAAACGGTTGCTTCACATGTGGCTCAAGCAGCCTTTGTTAGACGTAAAAGACATAAATACTCGGCTGGATTTGGTACAAGCTTTTGTGGAGGATATAGAACTTCGCCAAGATTTGAGGCAGCATCTGAAAAGAATATCTGATATAGAAAGATTAATACGCAATCTTCAAAAGAAAAGGGCTGGTTTACATCATGTTGTAAAGCTTTATCAA TCAAGCATTAGACTTCCATACATTAAAAGTGCACTTGGAAAGTATGATGGGCAATTTTCTGCATTAATTAAGGACAGGTTTTTGGAGCCCATTGAGATGTGGACTGATGATGATCATTTAAACAAGTTTGTGGCCCTTGTTGAGACTTCAATAGACCTTGATCAACTTGAGAATGGCGAATACATGATTTCATCTGGTTATGACTCGAGGCTTCTTGAACTAAAATATGAACAAGAGTCACTTGCGCGTGAAATAGATACTCTTCACAGAAAAACTGCTGATGAACTCGATCTCGTTGTTGATAAAGTTCTAAAGTTAGAGAAGGGTACACAATTTGGTCATGTTTTTAGAATAACAAAGAAGGAAGAgccaaaaattaggaaaaaactTACCACACAGTTTATTGTGCTTGAGACACGAAAGGATGGTGTCAAATTTACAAATTCAAAACTCAAAAAACTAGGGGATCAGTATCAGAGAATACTGGAGGAGTACAAGAATTGCCAAAAGGAATTAGTTCAACGAGTGGTTCAGACTGCTGCCACCTTCTCTGAG GTTTTTGAGGCGTTAGCTGCATTGCTAGCTGAACTGGATGTATTACTCGGTTTTGCTGACTTGGCAACAAGTTGTCCTACTCCTTACACAAGACCAGATATTACTTCATCT GATGTTGGGGATATCATATTAGAAGGCTGTAGACACCCCTGTGTGGAGGCGCAGGATTGGGTGAATTTCATACCAAATGACTGCAAACTT GTTAGAGGACAAAGCTGGTTCCAAATTATCACAGGGCCCAACATGGGTGGAAAATCCACTTACATTAGACAG GTTGGTGTAAATGTTTTGATGGCACAAGTGGGATCGTTTGTTCCTTGTGAAAATGCAAGTATTTCTGTTCGTGATTGCATATTTGCTCGTGTTGGTGCTGGTGACTGCCAA TTGCGAGGAGTCTCGACTTTCATGCAAGAAATGCTCGAGACTGCCTCAATTTTGAAGGGCGCCACTGACAAGTCACTTATAATCATTGATGAGTTAGGCCGAGGGACATCAACTTATGATGGGTTTG GTCTTGCCTGGGCTATTTGTGAGCACATTGTTGATGTCATCAAGGCACCTACTTTGTTTGCAACCCACTTTCATGAACTCACAGCATTAGCCCATGATAAGGGAGGGGATGAACCTTCCAATAAAAAGACTGTTGGTATATCAAATTTCCATGTTAGTGCACACATAGATTCAGCAAGTCGCAAGCTAACAATGCTTTACAAG GTTGAACCAGGGGcttgtgatcaaagttttggTATTCATGTCGCAGAGTTTGCCAACTTCCCTGAAACGGTTGTATCCCTTGCTAGAGAAAAAGCGGCTGAATTGGAAGATTTCTCCCCTACCACAATTAATTCTGTCGACCCTTCAAAAGAG GTGGGACAGAAGCGGAAGAGGGCATTGGATCCAGATGCAGTCTCTCAGGGTGCAGCGAGGGCTCATCgctttttaaaagagtttgcTGAGCTTCCTTTAGAACAGATGGATTTGAAGCAAGCATTGCAGCATGTGAATAAAATGAAGAACGACTTAGAGAAGGATGCCGAAAACTGCCATTGGTTAAAGCAATTTCTCTAG